The Malus domestica chromosome 13, GDT2T_hap1 genome includes a window with the following:
- the LOC103453059 gene encoding ribonucleoside-diphosphate reductase small chain A-like, translated as MGSLENGTERGNGEEQVTEQEEEPILMEQTQRFCMFPVRYKQVWEMYKKAEASFWTAEEVDLSQDVQQWDALSDSERHFISHVLAFFAASDGIVLENLAARFLTDVQIPEARAFYGFQLAMENIHSEMYSLLLETYIKDSTEKHRLFNAIESIPCVSRKAKWALDWIHSSNSFAERLVAFACVEGIFFSGSFCAIFWLKKRGLMPGLTFSNELISRDEGLHCDFACLLYGLLRKQLNWEKVHGIIHEAVEIETEFVCEALPCALIGMNSDLMSQYIKFVADRLLVALGCQRKYNVDNPFDWMEFISLQGKTNFFERRVGDYQKASVMSGLQDGGRNFIFKLDADF; from the exons ATGGGTTCTCTGGAAAATGGGACGGAGAGGGGAAATGGAGAAGAACAAGTAACAGAGCAGGAGGAGGAGCCGATATTAATGGAGCAGACGCAGAGGTTTTGTATGTTTCCTGTTCGTTACAAGCAGGTGTGGGAGATGTACAAGAAGGCCGAGGCCAGTTTCTGGACTG CTGAGGAGGTTGACCTCTCCCAGGATGTACAACAGTGGGATGCTTTGTCCGACTCTGAAAGACACTTTATAAGCCATGTCCTTGCATTTTTTGCTGCATCTGATGGGATAGTTTTGGAGAATTTGGCTGCAAGATTCTTAACTGATGTTCAAATTCCTGAG GCTCGGGCATTCTATGGATTTCAACTTGCAATGGAGAATATACATTCAG AGATGTACAGCTTGCTTTTGGAGACATACATCAAGGATTCCACGGAGAAGCACAGATTGTTCAATGCAATTGAAAGCATTCCTTGTGTGTCTAGGAAGGCTAAGTGGGCTTTGGATTGGATACACAG TTCCAATTCATTTGCGGAGAGACTTGTTGCTTTTGCATGTGTTGAAGGAATCTTCTTCTCGGGAAG CTTCTGTGCCATATTCTGGCTTAAAAAGAGGGGACTAATGCCCGGGTTGACATTCTCAAACGAGCTTATATCTAGAGATGAGGGTCTTCACTGTGATTTTGCTTGCCTTTTGTACGG TTTGTTGCGGAAGCAACTAAATtgggaaaaagttcatggaattATACATGAAGCTGTTGAGATTGAGACTGAATTTGTTTGTGAGGCCCTCCCATGCGCATTGATTGGCATGAACTCAGATCTTATGAGCCAGTACATAAAATTTGTTGCTGATCGACTCTTG GTTGCATTAGGGTGCCAGAGGAAGTACAATGTGGACAATCCTTTTGACTGGATGGAGTTTATTTCTTTGCA AGGAAAGACGAACTTTTTCGAGAGAAGGGTTGGTGACTATCAAAAAGCATCTGTTATGTCGGGCCTCCAAGATGGTGGCAGAAATTTCATCTTCAAGCTGGACGCCGACTTCTAG